One genomic region from Jiangella sp. DSM 45060 encodes:
- a CDS encoding ABC transporter permease produces MSTLTKIITVESKLFLRDTTSAVMTFALPIGLMIVFGSIGLGEDDPENGITKAFLPVMALALSAALLGLSVLPTVLATYREKGILRRLSTTPVHPGDVLAAQLLVNLAALVASAVMVVLLGALAFDLGTPSDVAGFVVAFTLTATALFALGLLVAALAPTGKAATSIGMLLFFPSMFFAGIWTPGDLMPSWARPIRDVSPLGAGMEAMQDAWNGSWPGGTNLLALVVVTVVAGAVAARVFRWE; encoded by the coding sequence ATGTCCACCCTGACCAAGATCATCACCGTCGAGTCCAAGCTGTTCCTCCGCGACACCACGTCCGCGGTCATGACGTTCGCGCTGCCGATCGGCCTGATGATCGTGTTCGGCTCCATCGGGCTGGGCGAGGACGACCCCGAGAACGGCATCACCAAGGCGTTCCTGCCGGTCATGGCGCTGGCGCTGTCGGCGGCCCTGCTCGGGCTGAGCGTCCTGCCGACGGTGCTCGCGACCTACCGCGAGAAGGGCATCCTGCGCCGGCTGTCGACGACGCCGGTGCACCCGGGCGACGTGCTGGCGGCGCAGCTTCTGGTCAACCTCGCCGCGCTGGTGGCGTCGGCGGTGATGGTGGTGCTGCTCGGCGCGCTCGCCTTCGACCTCGGCACGCCGTCGGACGTCGCCGGTTTCGTCGTCGCGTTCACGCTGACGGCGACGGCGCTCTTCGCGCTCGGGCTGCTGGTCGCGGCGCTGGCGCCGACCGGCAAGGCGGCCACGTCGATCGGCATGCTGCTGTTCTTCCCGAGCATGTTCTTCGCCGGCATCTGGACGCCGGGCGACCTCATGCCGTCGTGGGCCCGGCCGATCCGCGACGTGTCGCCGCTGGGCGCCGGCATGGAGGCGATGCAGGACGCGTGGAACGGGTCCTGGCCCGGCGGGACGAACCTGCTGGCCCTGGTCGTCGTGACGGTCGTCGCCGGCGCGGTGGCGGCCCGGGTGTTCCGCTGGGAGTGA
- a CDS encoding PLP-dependent aminotransferase family protein, whose protein sequence is MNSARLGPKDLRTLLGEWDTGGQSAYHALADRIRLLIIDGRIPTRTRLPAERELADELERSRTTIVSAYRALKETGHLVSQRGSGSVVALPHAHGGQGGFPEPAVVDFARAAPAAIGGLETIIQRATERLPEVLGKSGFDLVGSLSLRERIAAHYSARGLPTHPGQLMITLGAQHAIALVARTLVRQADRVLVESPTYPHALDGLRVSGGRLVTVPVTADGWDGDRLRDALERVRPAVAYLIPDFQNPTGASMPPAQRDEVVRQAGRAGTVLVIDETTADLDIDRGWTDVPFAARAEGHRTVSIGSLGKSVWGGLRIGWIRADDDVVGALHTARAAGDLGTPELEQLVAAEVFDDYPALVQRRTEQLRHHRDVLVRELHERLPHWDVPVPDGGASLWVGLGAPISSALALFGLTRGVSLIAGPKFGVDGAFERFLRLPYTGRVDELTRGVHLLEDTARSLPALPAGRSPQLAEVV, encoded by the coding sequence ATGAACAGCGCGCGGCTCGGCCCGAAGGACCTGCGGACGCTGCTCGGCGAGTGGGACACCGGCGGGCAGAGTGCGTACCACGCGCTGGCCGATCGCATCAGGCTGCTCATCATCGACGGGCGCATCCCGACGCGGACGCGGCTGCCGGCCGAGCGGGAGCTGGCGGACGAATTGGAGCGCAGTCGCACGACCATCGTCTCCGCGTACCGCGCGCTCAAGGAGACCGGCCACCTCGTCAGCCAGCGCGGCTCCGGCAGCGTGGTCGCGCTGCCGCACGCGCACGGCGGGCAGGGCGGGTTCCCCGAGCCGGCCGTCGTCGACTTCGCGAGGGCGGCGCCGGCGGCCATCGGCGGGTTGGAGACGATCATCCAGCGGGCCACCGAGCGGCTGCCGGAGGTGCTCGGCAAGAGCGGCTTCGACCTCGTCGGCAGCCTGTCGCTGCGCGAACGCATCGCCGCCCACTACAGCGCCCGCGGCCTGCCGACCCACCCCGGGCAGCTGATGATCACGCTCGGCGCCCAGCACGCCATCGCGCTCGTCGCGCGCACGCTGGTGCGCCAGGCCGACCGCGTCCTCGTCGAGTCGCCGACGTACCCGCACGCGCTCGACGGGCTCAGGGTGAGCGGCGGGCGGCTGGTCACCGTCCCGGTCACGGCCGACGGGTGGGACGGCGACCGGTTGCGCGACGCGCTGGAGCGGGTCCGGCCGGCGGTCGCGTACCTGATCCCCGACTTCCAGAACCCCACCGGCGCCTCCATGCCCCCGGCCCAACGCGACGAGGTCGTCCGGCAGGCGGGCCGCGCGGGCACGGTCCTGGTCATCGACGAGACGACGGCTGACCTCGACATCGACCGCGGCTGGACCGACGTCCCGTTCGCCGCGCGCGCCGAGGGCCACCGCACCGTCAGCATCGGCTCGCTCGGCAAGAGCGTCTGGGGCGGCCTGCGCATCGGCTGGATCAGGGCCGACGACGACGTCGTGGGCGCGCTGCACACGGCCCGCGCGGCCGGCGACCTCGGGACGCCTGAGCTGGAACAGCTGGTCGCCGCCGAGGTGTTCGACGACTACCCGGCGCTGGTGCAGCGGCGCACGGAGCAGCTGCGCCACCACCGCGACGTGCTGGTGCGCGAGCTGCACGAGCGGCTGCCGCACTGGGACGTTCCGGTGCCTGACGGCGGCGCGTCGCTGTGGGTGGGCCTGGGCGCGCCGATCAGCTCGGCGCTCGCCCTGTTCGGCCTCACCCGCGGCGTCAGCCTGATCGCCGGCCCGAAGTTCGGCGTCGACGGCGCGTTCGAGCGGTTCCTGCGCCTCCCCTACACCGGCCGGGTGGACGAGCTCACGCGCGGCGTCCACCTGTTGGAGGACACCGCGCGCTCGCTCCCCGCGCTCCCGGCCGGCCGGTCGCCCCAGCTGGCCGAGGTGGTGTAG
- a CDS encoding LamG-like jellyroll fold domain-containing protein, translating into MATALGTVGAGWAVTPSEGGRPEHSEPAGPAAPLLGGDVRPQALPSTTPAERVEGALALPEHYAERVDHALEQGDDHWGERLLDLPNGPTLENVKPLLVPANHGGPTVAESPWYYLPFTYPAPDPHEWSAQRDFSLHVADGSELLSQWSDERASQRVRFAVGPQRDELFGAAEARSDEPELRDGYLPILVNRYTDAQGVAYERESFTATLEPGGPLVNLIRFTADASGADAVDGHLRVTVETAGVDGAVARDGRVTVGDEVILAHSGDATWASPWLDVDLDLSAGPASVYLIVANEPAALPGVQASQAVFEQTREQVSEYWHTLLESGSEIELPESYAADAMRNTLLNNLVMGFNLTVGNSYEGTSDAFAFVPEVAATVTSLGDFGYEDRFRENLDELMDRGQGSAFFTTWERGIKLQLAANHYLQTKDGSLIEERLETFESWLAEFASQRDADPHGLLAKARYASDIPEPVYGIHHQSEAWRGIRDMGVALRLMGRTAEADAFTQEADELQDALVDAIDRSKTTLPDGSIFVPIGLLHDSPEQPYERLTDTTLGSYWNLIMPYALATGVLPPDGPTATGLREYLNRHGSMFLGMVRFNLAGGDPGVCHTKGAPWWPSSPGYKSTGIDQQYGYSLGRFLADSEDADRLGLSFYGMLAHNFTPNTFVAGEGATLSPCPQLGEYYRSQYWPPLSPNNATYLKALRLMLVREDVDAAGLPTELHIAPATPREWLRDGERIAVRDLPSSFGPIAFEVTSSLEDGYVTARIEPPAVEEGRAAAAEVTVHLRAPAGHRLTGVTVDGEQVPFDASSESVRLGAVREPVTVEASYEDAPVSSDAYAAVATADTERTLVEPGETVELELDVETLGLNQVRGLVDVEVPAGWTASRTKLRFDVDSAGELAWTRLPLTVTVPRDAASGSYELTFVTKPYRGAEQTTRVDLRVAVPADGTYADLVEQAQPVGFWRFDETGAGEAVADSSGSGNTGAFRGQVQTSAPGALAGDPSSAVGLVNGYVEIPDSSSLSLTGPYTLEAWVRARAGGQQSLVEKYQSDQCLPSRDGYGVRLVAGNKLQPFSIGGDQLRVGAASERSVRQTVWQHVASVYDGTTLRTYIDGRLQSETPLTTAPTDGSGSLKLGARGDDAGDLFEGWIDEVAVYDTALSADQVDAHYVKGVLGTPGERDVPAAEPAAVDPVESPQPAALAAPGEYTAQVLADEPVGYWRLGESSGTAAQDASGLSNHGAYTGAVMPGLPGALAGDPDTAAELMGGYVSVSDSGSLSPTGPFTLEAWVNLNDVCTQQGVVEKYDAPAFNGYLMRVTPGGRLSAFTLGGDGQAAAVTGQSVVMPGEWHHVVAVYDGTNLSVYLDGELDGSVATSIDPLDGLADLKLGARGDDAAERLRGGLDEVAVYDHALTVERIQHHYTLGRQPDAGG; encoded by the coding sequence ATGGCGACAGCGCTCGGAACCGTGGGTGCGGGCTGGGCGGTGACGCCGTCCGAGGGCGGCCGGCCCGAACACTCGGAGCCGGCCGGGCCGGCGGCGCCGCTGCTCGGCGGGGACGTGCGACCGCAGGCGTTGCCGTCGACGACGCCGGCTGAGCGCGTCGAGGGCGCGCTGGCCCTCCCGGAGCACTACGCCGAACGGGTCGACCACGCGCTCGAGCAAGGGGACGATCACTGGGGGGAGCGTCTCCTCGACCTGCCGAACGGGCCCACGCTCGAGAACGTGAAACCGCTGCTGGTGCCGGCGAACCACGGTGGACCCACGGTTGCCGAGTCGCCGTGGTACTACCTGCCGTTCACCTACCCGGCGCCCGATCCGCACGAGTGGAGCGCGCAGCGTGACTTCAGCCTGCACGTGGCCGACGGCAGCGAGCTGTTGAGCCAGTGGTCCGACGAGCGCGCGTCTCAGCGGGTGAGGTTCGCCGTCGGTCCCCAACGCGACGAGTTGTTCGGCGCGGCCGAGGCGCGGTCGGACGAGCCGGAACTGCGAGACGGCTATCTCCCGATCCTCGTCAACCGCTACACGGACGCGCAGGGCGTCGCCTACGAGCGGGAGTCGTTCACCGCGACGCTGGAGCCCGGCGGGCCGTTGGTGAACCTGATCCGATTCACGGCTGACGCGTCCGGTGCCGACGCGGTGGACGGCCACCTGCGGGTCACCGTCGAGACCGCCGGTGTCGACGGCGCGGTCGCGCGCGATGGCCGGGTCACCGTCGGCGACGAGGTGATTCTCGCCCACAGCGGTGACGCGACCTGGGCGTCGCCGTGGCTCGATGTCGACCTGGACCTGAGCGCCGGGCCGGCCAGCGTCTACCTGATCGTCGCCAACGAGCCGGCCGCTCTGCCCGGAGTGCAGGCCTCCCAGGCCGTCTTCGAGCAGACGCGTGAGCAGGTGAGCGAGTACTGGCACACGCTGCTCGAGTCAGGCTCCGAGATCGAGCTGCCCGAGTCCTACGCGGCCGACGCGATGCGCAACACCCTGCTCAACAACCTCGTGATGGGCTTCAACCTCACCGTGGGCAATTCCTACGAAGGCACCTCCGACGCCTTCGCCTTCGTCCCGGAGGTCGCCGCGACCGTCACCTCGCTGGGCGACTTCGGCTACGAGGATCGCTTCCGTGAGAACCTGGACGAGCTCATGGACCGCGGCCAGGGGAGCGCCTTCTTCACCACCTGGGAGCGCGGGATCAAGCTGCAGCTCGCGGCCAACCACTATCTGCAGACCAAGGACGGTTCGCTGATCGAGGAGCGGCTCGAGACCTTCGAGTCGTGGCTTGCCGAGTTCGCGAGCCAACGCGACGCCGATCCGCATGGACTGCTGGCCAAGGCGAGGTACGCCAGCGACATCCCCGAGCCCGTGTACGGCATCCACCACCAGTCCGAGGCCTGGCGAGGCATCCGCGACATGGGTGTGGCGTTGCGGCTCATGGGCAGAACCGCCGAGGCGGACGCCTTCACCCAGGAGGCCGACGAGCTGCAGGACGCCCTGGTGGACGCGATCGACCGGTCGAAGACCACGCTGCCGGACGGCTCGATCTTCGTCCCGATCGGGCTGCTGCACGACAGCCCGGAACAGCCGTATGAGCGGCTCACCGACACGACGCTGGGCAGCTACTGGAACCTGATCATGCCGTATGCGCTCGCCACCGGTGTCCTGCCGCCCGACGGCCCGACGGCGACCGGCCTGCGCGAGTATCTGAACCGGCACGGGTCGATGTTCCTCGGGATGGTCCGGTTCAACCTCGCCGGCGGCGACCCCGGCGTCTGCCACACCAAGGGCGCTCCGTGGTGGCCCTCCTCACCGGGATACAAGTCGACCGGGATCGACCAGCAGTACGGGTACTCGCTCGGGCGGTTCCTCGCCGACTCCGAGGACGCCGACCGCCTGGGCCTGAGCTTCTACGGCATGCTGGCGCACAACTTCACCCCGAACACGTTCGTCGCCGGTGAGGGCGCAACGCTGTCGCCGTGCCCGCAGCTGGGTGAGTACTACCGGTCGCAGTACTGGCCTCCCCTCTCGCCGAACAACGCGACCTACCTGAAGGCGCTGCGGCTGATGCTGGTGCGGGAGGACGTCGACGCGGCCGGCCTGCCGACCGAACTGCACATCGCCCCCGCGACGCCGCGCGAGTGGCTACGCGACGGCGAGCGCATCGCGGTGCGCGACCTGCCGTCGTCGTTCGGCCCGATCGCCTTCGAGGTGACGTCGAGCCTGGAGGACGGCTACGTGACCGCCCGGATCGAGCCGCCCGCCGTCGAGGAAGGGCGCGCGGCCGCCGCGGAGGTCACGGTGCATCTGCGTGCGCCGGCCGGCCATCGGCTCACGGGGGTGACGGTCGACGGCGAGCAGGTGCCGTTCGACGCCTCGTCGGAGTCGGTGCGGCTCGGCGCGGTCCGCGAGCCGGTGACGGTCGAGGCGAGTTACGAGGATGCGCCCGTCAGCTCTGACGCGTACGCCGCCGTGGCCACGGCCGACACCGAGCGCACGCTGGTCGAACCCGGGGAGACGGTGGAGCTCGAGCTCGACGTCGAGACGTTGGGCCTGAACCAGGTCCGTGGCCTCGTGGACGTCGAGGTGCCGGCCGGGTGGACGGCGTCGCGGACCAAGCTGCGGTTCGACGTCGACAGCGCCGGTGAGCTCGCGTGGACGAGGCTGCCCCTCACGGTCACGGTGCCGCGTGACGCGGCATCGGGGAGCTACGAGCTGACCTTCGTCACCAAGCCCTACAGAGGTGCTGAACAGACCACCAGGGTCGACCTCCGCGTCGCCGTGCCGGCCGACGGCACCTACGCCGACCTGGTGGAACAGGCCCAGCCGGTGGGCTTCTGGAGGTTCGACGAGACCGGCGCCGGCGAAGCCGTGGCGGACTCGTCGGGCTCCGGCAACACCGGTGCGTTCCGCGGGCAGGTACAGACGTCGGCGCCCGGTGCGCTCGCCGGCGACCCGAGCTCTGCCGTCGGGCTGGTCAACGGGTACGTCGAGATCCCCGACAGCTCGTCGTTGAGTCTGACCGGCCCCTACACGCTCGAGGCCTGGGTCAGGGCGCGGGCCGGCGGCCAGCAGAGCCTCGTGGAGAAGTACCAGAGCGACCAGTGCCTGCCGTCCCGGGACGGCTACGGCGTCCGCCTGGTCGCCGGCAACAAGCTGCAGCCCTTCTCCATCGGCGGCGACCAGCTCCGCGTCGGCGCGGCCAGCGAACGCAGCGTGCGGCAGACGGTCTGGCAGCATGTCGCGTCCGTGTACGACGGGACGACCCTTCGGACGTACATCGACGGCCGGCTCCAGTCCGAGACGCCGCTGACGACGGCTCCCACGGACGGGAGCGGCAGCCTGAAGCTCGGCGCACGTGGCGACGATGCCGGCGACCTGTTCGAAGGGTGGATCGACGAGGTCGCGGTGTACGACACGGCCCTCAGCGCGGACCAGGTCGACGCCCACTACGTCAAGGGCGTTCTCGGCACCCCTGGCGAGCGGGACGTCCCCGCAGCGGAGCCGGCGGCGGTCGATCCGGTGGAGTCGCCGCAGCCGGCGGCCCTGGCCGCTCCCGGCGAGTACACGGCGCAGGTCCTGGCCGACGAGCCGGTCGGCTACTGGCGGCTGGGCGAGTCGTCCGGCACCGCCGCGCAGGACGCCTCGGGTCTGAGCAACCACGGCGCGTACACCGGCGCCGTGATGCCCGGGCTTCCCGGCGCCCTGGCCGGCGACCCGGACACCGCCGCCGAGCTCATGGGCGGCTACGTCTCCGTGTCTGACTCCGGCTCGCTGAGCCCGACCGGGCCGTTCACTCTCGAAGCGTGGGTGAACCTCAACGACGTCTGCACGCAACAAGGCGTCGTCGAGAAGTACGACGCTCCCGCCTTCAACGGCTATCTGATGCGGGTGACACCCGGCGGCCGGTTGAGCGCTTTCACCCTGGGCGGTGATGGCCAAGCCGCGGCGGTGACCGGCCAGTCCGTCGTGATGCCGGGCGAATGGCACCACGTGGTCGCCGTCTACGACGGCACGAATCTCTCCGTGTACCTCGACGGCGAACTGGACGGCTCGGTGGCCACCAGCATCGACCCGCTCGACGGTCTGGCCGACCTCAAGCTGGGCGCCAGGGGCGACGACGCCGCCGAGCGGCTGCGCGGCGGCTTGGACGAGGTCGCCGTCTACGACCACGCCCTCACGGTGGAGCGGATCCAGCACCACTACACGCTGGGGCGCCAGCCCGACGCCGGCGGCTGA
- a CDS encoding ABC transporter ATP-binding protein, producing the protein MPIIDVTSLHKVYGSTVAVDDVSFAVEEGEIFGILGPNGAGKTTTVECIEGLRRPDGGSVSVLGLDPVRDRAEVRKVLGAQLQESELPEKITAAEALDLYASFYPSPADPAELLADLGLSEKAGTRFEKLSGGQKQRLSIALALVGNPRIAVLDELTTGLDPQARRDTWQLIEQVRSRGVTIILVTHFMDEAERLCDRIALIDRGRVAAIDSPAGLIARVSSEQTLRFRPSSPLDETVLTALPDVTDVRRDGAHYVVSGTGNLPYTVITTLAAHDVVAAELRMDQASLEDAFVAMTGRSFEPAAI; encoded by the coding sequence ATGCCGATCATCGACGTGACCAGCCTGCACAAGGTCTACGGCTCGACCGTCGCCGTCGACGACGTCTCGTTCGCGGTCGAGGAGGGCGAGATCTTCGGGATCCTCGGCCCCAACGGCGCCGGCAAGACCACCACCGTCGAGTGCATCGAGGGCCTGCGGCGGCCCGACGGCGGCAGCGTCAGCGTGCTGGGCCTCGACCCCGTCCGCGACCGCGCCGAGGTGCGCAAGGTGCTCGGCGCGCAGCTGCAGGAGAGCGAGCTGCCGGAGAAGATCACGGCCGCCGAGGCGCTCGACCTCTACGCGTCGTTCTACCCGTCGCCGGCCGACCCCGCCGAGCTGCTGGCCGACCTCGGGCTGTCCGAGAAGGCCGGCACCCGGTTCGAGAAGTTGTCCGGCGGGCAGAAGCAGCGGCTGTCGATCGCGCTCGCGCTGGTCGGCAACCCGCGCATCGCCGTGCTCGACGAGCTGACCACCGGCCTCGACCCGCAGGCGCGGCGCGACACCTGGCAGCTGATCGAGCAGGTCCGCTCGCGCGGGGTCACGATCATCCTCGTCACCCACTTCATGGACGAGGCCGAGCGGCTGTGCGACCGCATCGCGCTGATCGATCGCGGCCGGGTCGCGGCCATCGACAGCCCGGCCGGGCTGATCGCGCGGGTGTCGTCGGAGCAGACGCTGCGGTTCCGGCCGTCGTCGCCCCTGGACGAGACCGTCCTCACCGCTCTGCCCGACGTCACCGACGTCCGCCGCGACGGCGCCCACTACGTCGTCAGCGGCACCGGCAACCTGCCCTACACCGTCATCACCACACTGGCCGCGCACGACGTCGTCGCCGCTGAGCTGCGCATGGACCAGGCCAGCCTCGAGGACGCGTTCGTCGCCATGACCGGCCGGTCGTTCGAGCCCGCGGCCATCTGA